Below is a window of Malania oleifera isolate guangnan ecotype guangnan chromosome 1, ASM2987363v1, whole genome shotgun sequence DNA.
ACAGAGCCCTGCATGATGAGCAATGCTATGATAATACAATCAATTCCAGCTAAAGGTCATTGTAGTTTTTATAGCACATCTTAAATGAATAGCACCCACAACTATGCACAAAAAGATCATTTTTAGGATGTCAAGGGATGAATGGGTTGAGCATAGTGATGATGCATCTTTGGGGGGAGGCAGTAGTTCATTTTTTGTCTAAAAAATGATCTCTTCTTAAGGATAAATACATGGCTTTTGGTTATGGGAAGCTTGGAATTAATCTCATCTCCACAGAACCGAAACCTCCAAGCACCAACTTCAAATTATTTTGAACCATGATCTGTCTATGTCAAGCAAGCAGTTGTAAGGGAACCCAAGTACGTTATTAACCCTACATTACTAGTAAGTGAATGAGGAGCTGAAACAGAAAGAAAATAGACAGCATAAGTTACTCCTACAGGCCCTACTATTGTTTTTGCTTTAGAAGAAAAACCAACCTGAACATCTGGGAATATCCCACACAGCTACTGATGATGTTGTGCATTCGTGTTCGCACAATGCATGATTATTCTCGTGGTTGACATTCATTGCAAGCATCCAAGCACCAATTGTAACATCCTCATTGCTAAACATTCGAAAACTGTAATTTTAAAGAAGATAGAACACATTAAGGTAGAGGTTCTAAACAAGTCCAGCAAGAAGTTATGCATCTTTTGTTATCCTACTCCACCACTATTGAATATAATAAGAGGGATGTCATAAGTCCCCGATTGCCCCCTGGTTTTTATGACTAGAATTTCAAAGGCAACACGATGGAATTTCACCACACCAGGAAAAAGCCTtttgcttttttcttttcttttttttttcgaaaTTGCTTCTTCAATCATTCAAGCTTTTTAGTGTGCACAGTACAAATCCAAAGTAGCTTTACTTAGGGTTATATAGTCCTTTAATTATTTGATGCTGCTAGGAGTTGGGTTTATGTCATTAACAGTTAATGCACAGTAAGGCAGGCATTGTCATCAGGGACTCCAGCACATGGACTTGGAAAGCAAATTTGGGATTTAAGAAGAGTAACATGGGAACTGAACATCACCCAGAGAGACTCCTATCTCTATTTGGCAATTAGGACATCCTTTCTATACTAAGTGGCACAGAATGCAAGCACATACTAGGAACAAGCATATGCTCTACTAATTATCATCGACAACACGACTCACACAGACTTTTGGAGTGAAATCATAGTTAGTGATCTCCGAATTATTAGAGAATAATTCACAAATAGTCAGTAATTTTCATTGGGGTTATTAGATGATTTATCATACAGAGTAAGGGCAAATGGGCAATAAAAATGCATGTTTATGTACCATCAAACATAAATCCTGGGATCCACATATGTCAATGACTCAAATTGTGTAGAATAGCATGAAAAAAACAACAAACAGTCATATCATCCCAACAATTGATCTATGCAGGTAACATAAGGATGAATTATATGATTAACTGTCATTCAGACAAAGGAATTTGTCTGTCACTTTACCTTTTTTTCTTAGAAAAAGCCACAAGTGAACTTAAGTCTCTGAATCCAATGAGCCAAATctatcataaattttaaaatatggagCATATCCAGTTTCAGTTAGGAACCTTTCTGCGGTAAACAACCCATACATTTTTATACAGGTTGCATACACTACAACTCTTCCAAgcgaccaaaaaaataaaaagcaactCAAAAGCAAGAATGACCAGTAAAACGGGGAAACTCAAACAAATAAGCATTAGCCATATGTCAACCAGTTTTAACTAAAATTATTTCCCAAAGATGCAAAAGGATTTCAACAGTTAACAGAGTCATAGATACACacaacaacaagaagaagccTCAAGTCCTACTAGATgaggtcagctacatgaatcctttcccGCGAATTCACTCAATCTAGGGCATTTTTCTCTGTTAAATTAAGAGTTATTAAATCTTTCCTCACTACAGTCATAGATGCACACAAAAAAGTAAATAGCCTTGATAAAAAggcaaaagggaaaaaaaaaaatctcatatgCTGCAATAAATAGGTCAATAACTGATTTGACAAGCTCACATTGGCAGAATAACATTATTAACACTTGCTAGAGTGTCGCTAATGTGGACGCAAACTAACAAACATGACAAAGCATCAAAATCTGCCCAACATGCTAGAACAGCAAACAAGCTACAGATCAAAATGGCCTTTCCAGCCTTGCCAACACCCAGGCATGGGCAGCACAGAGAATTAGGGGTGTGAGTAGAGAATTATGGGTGTGAGTGGGGGTGGGTGTTTAGTTCATTGTGTGAATCATTCATAGCTTTTTTCTCAAAGTATACAGTTCCGTCctctaaataaataaacaattaaaaatgggaaaaaaaacaTTTGTAGGAGTGAAAGACTATTTTTCAGCTACACTTCCTTGATATTGCAGTGTGTAAATAAAACAAAATCCAACCAGTTCTTTCAGGGACCATCAAATGGCAGACCGTAAATCCTAAAAGCAATAGTGTTACTTCCTCCAATGCAATTCAGCTATGTatacattttaaataaaaatgcaatttaaagaaaattagaaaaatgttCTTCAAAGTAGGTCATTCAGAAAATGAACTTGCCTATTGTTTCTAAGAGCAACCAAACTTGCAACAACATCAGCAGAAAGAGCATATATTGGCCCATAAGCATGGAGAAAGTACTCCTTCCCAAGCAAATTTGATAATGGCTCATACCTGCAAGAAGTTAATTGATTTAGTCAAATCATAAACctcgccaaaaaaaaaaaaaggaagaagaaaagaaaaaatggcACAGATTTCCAGAGATCATAAAATCACCCACTTGGCGGTTAGGACAAGCATGGTGCCACCATGGATAGCTGACATCCACAAGCAAAGGGGAAAGACACTAATGTAACTTCTTTTCAAGGAATAATGTTTCATTTCATGTGTTTTCTTAAAGGATGACAGTATATTCACACTTGCCTTGGTTTGATCTCTGAATATCCTTCTACTTGAAATTCTAAAGACTCTCCAACTCCCAAGTAAATTTTAGGTCATCCataaaaagcttcaaaatttctaattgcatttttttattttttattttttattttttatttttttttaaatcccacTTGAGAAATAATAATCAAGTGCAAATTTCAGAATACAAGTTCTAGATCCCAATCTCCAGTGACAAGATTGGAGAAACTAGTTTTCTTTCCAGAGCATAAAGGCAGATTGATGGTTGAAGAAGACACCGAATTATGTGCATCTAAATGACAGATATATCAATGAACATTTAGCTAACAGAACATTCAGAATAGTCAATATCACACTCAATGTTCAGACCATCACcaagatgatacatatatttaagaaatttagtgatttttctatttataatcacttttttctcattttctctccaTTTTTATGAGATTAGAGCTTCCTTACTGCTGAAATTAACATTTCTGTCATTCTCTTTTTATAGAACaataaattttattgagaaaaagaaaaagtacaagctaaagaaagaaaagacgacatcaagaataaagaagaccagaaagaaaaaaaaaaaaaaaagggaaaaaaacaaAATTATGATCACTTATTCAAGAATCCCTTGTTCAGGCCCTTCCATCATAATTATTGCGGCATCTTATGTCGTGCAACTCtcttttaacattttttctttttagtcTTCACACAGCCCACCTAATTTCCTTCCCACAGGATCAGTCATCAACAAATCCACCTGATGCAGCAGACCTTGAACTTCACTGCACTAGCCATTAGACTCCTTTTATAACactctcatttctccttctttgcCTAACCATTAATGATTTCAATATTGTTCTCTTCATAGTGAAAAACAGGCAATGCTATCATTCTTGTTATGGAAGAACAGCATCACAACAATTACAGATTCCGGCATAAAATTTTCTAGACGTAGGCTTGCCTCTAAATATTGACCAGTGGAAAGAGAGAAATTTATCAATGAAGGGGAGAAAGGCAATAAAAGCTGACCAAGATGTCCTCCAACAAATATAaggccaaaattacaagaaaccTGCTTCCCAATCTTTTTGCAAATCAAATGAAGAAACAACTAAAAACACCCAAGAAGCTAAAACCCAAAAAAGCAAACTATATTCCCCAATAAATAGGAACGTGTGACTTGATCTTTGAAGAATCTAGCATTCCTCTTGATTCAAGTCCAAAGAATAATACCAAGAACAACTCCACGACACTTTCCCCTTTTCTAACTTCAACCCAACACCGACAAACTTCACACCaacatacaatcatccaccacCTAAGGAGTCTCAACATAATTTCATATAGATAAGAACATATACAACCAACCCTACTATTTGGGGATGGCAACACAATTCCTTTTCCAGATTTTCTCCATTTTGTTTGATTTATGGAAACCCTTTAGAATGTATTCTTTAAGGATTCATCTCACATTAATCTTGACAAAATTGTACACTTGGTGCCCCCTACCCAATGCAAACACCCTTCTTTCTCTAGGCATAGGATTGGCTGcatgaaaattgaaattgaaagaaTTTATGTGTGCTACCAGATTGAGGGATGGAAAGATAAAggcattaaaaaaaaatcattttctcctCAAAAAGTGAAATGACTTTTCAAGCTTTTCAATATTAGTTATGTCTGTGTTTTATATCAATGGACATCCACTAAAGGAAGACCTCTCTTCCCCTGCCCTCCACCCCCTAAAAGGAAGCCTCTTTTTTCGCCTTTCCAATATACTAACACTAAATATTTCCCCTTTTATTTTTCCTAAGAATAAAGGAGCAGGGAACATGCCTATAACTGACAACCCTCATTCGGATCCACATTTTTTCCAACTTTTCTTCATTAGTTTGCTGTGTGTTATGCTCACATGCATCTTGTGTGCTCAACCCTCGCACATAGTAAAGCGAAGGCTCAAGAAAATCTTTTTTCATCCTCAGGAATGTTGATTCCTCAATGTTTCAATGTTTTAttcctttcttattttcttgtcaACTGATTAGTACTATCAAGCGAGTGGAAGGGAATTCCTCTCCACCAGAAACATAGGAGAAAATGAAGTAAAAAATCATTcaaaaatgataaaagaaaaaaacaaatgaGACCAACCATTTGAGCTTTGGGTCAACGAAAACAGGACCCTTTTTCATGCATCCAAGGTAGGTTTGAGGGTTGGAACGCTCCTTCGCCAAGAGCAGTGAAAGGCGATCTGACAATAAAAAACCAAGACGATAAAGTCATTGCATGAATGCCAAGAAAAATACCAGGAATTTAGCATGTGCGTATACCAAGTACATATAACTTCGGAAATGCAATTACCCGGCCTCAAATATATGTCATCATCAGCTTTAACATAAAACTCAGAATCAAACAGTTCATATGCAGCTTTAAAGAAAGCTAAACTGCAAGAATGACACGTGTTAGTGCAAATCTACTATAGCAAACAATAGGCAGAGAATGAAAGCTAGGTATCTAGTAATCAATTCATCAGCACTAACGTTTTGTAAGGGAGCTTACTGTACTCCTCTTCGATATCTAACAACATGAAATCATCATATTGTTCTACCTCCTTCCTGAGCTGTGCCATCTTCCACTCATTATTGGTTCTACCAATAACAAACCTAAATGCCAAACCAGTGGCTTCTTCCAACCTGTGGACCATTATTCCATCTCAAAAGAGCGAGCAGAAAAAATACACATAAGTAAATGCACTGTAAAATAGAGGACTGATTTTAGCCAACAATAGTTTCCTAAAAATATATGCAAAAATAGATGGAAGATCAGAATAACAATAGTAAAAG
It encodes the following:
- the LOC131146585 gene encoding probable beta-1,3-galactosyltransferase 14 — translated: MPSSPKFFHARPPSGPRSRQSTALFLCLVIGLAGFIFGLGSILSPVWGYRCRNSKPRSVSVVWERSGSVGNEDGVKIGDRKRHKVMGFVGIQTGFGSVGRRRSLRKTWMPSDRQGLQRLEEATGLAFRFVIGRTNNEWKMAQLRKEVEQYDDFMLLDIEEEYSKLPYKTLAFFKAAYELFDSEFYVKADDDIYLRPDRLSLLLAKERSNPQTYLGCMKKGPVFVDPKLKWYEPLSNLLGKEYFLHAYGPIYALSADVVASLVALRNNSFRMFSNEDVTIGAWMLAMNVNHENNHALCEHECTTSSVAVWDIPRCSGLCNPEKKLLELHQMKICSNSPTVESYDDD